The Fusarium falciforme chromosome 10, complete sequence DNA segment GCTGGAAGTATCGCAGCGAGTTTTCTGCATACTGATTGGAGCGTGAGTAGAATGATTCAGAGCCGGAACCGGAAAAGGCTCTTGGTGGCGTACCTCTCTCATGTCTAGGAGCATCCCAACCTCCTTACTAAGGAGCCGCACAACTGGCCGCGGCATTAAATTCCCGGCAAACCGCAGCCATGGGCTGTGCTGCATGTCGAAAATGCTCTGGGAGGCTAAGCCGAAACCATCCAAGAACCATGAGTGAAAGCCGTTAGCATCTTCTCCAATGAGGTCGGCAGATCTCGCACAGGCAAACTGCATAACCACCTCGGTTGTCAGGAGACTAATTTGCGTTACAATTAGCTACCTGGCTTAACACGTCTAGTATCAGGGTATTTTGATCACCAGTACCATCGCAACTTACCGAAAAGCATCATAAACATTGATAGGCCCGTCTTTATGAAGTCGATCAATCTTATCTCCAAGTAGGCGTAGCTTATCGTGGATTATAGGCTGGAGCTTCAGAACTCCGACTCGAGAAAACAAGCTGTTAAGCATCCGTCGGCGCTCTTTGTGAGCGGTGGCATCCGTCTCGGTCAACAGGGTGTGAGGAATGTTGAAAGCGGAATAGAAATCGCTGGACTTGGGGAACGGTGAGGACTGGCTGTAAACAATCTTGTATAGCGAGGCATCCGATATGTGTAATTCGTTCGGGGCGATACGGAGAGCATTGCAGTCTATGAAAAAGTTACAATATACCTCATAAAAAGGCTGGCAGGATAAAAGGACTCACTAAATTTTCGATGCAGGTCCTCGATTACCTCATTTGGAGACCCTTCCTTCGTTACGCGATACAGCCAGTTATCAGACGTCCTTGCCTCGCGAGGTCCGGGAAAGTTCTTGAGCGGATGGAAATAAATGCAATAGATTGCTCGAGCCGCTCGAAAAAGCACGTAaccaagcagcagaagcgCTCCCACCACGGCGGCAATGTGTTTCGTGATCGCGGACATTATGCTGAAGGCGTTGAACAAGGTCGAGTATTGGAAGACGGCGATGGGAATCAACGATCGCTTGGAGAGGCTTGAGACTCAATTTAATCTTGGCTTCTGGACCATGATAGTCGATGGCTGTGGTTGTAAGACTCCATGACCTAAGAACACGAACTTTGGCGAGACTGATGTAGGCCAAGCCGGAGCCCGGGGGGGTGGGGTTCCCCGACGCTTTACCCGTCACATGCATTCCGCTGCAGGAGGAGGCACCGGCGGTGATGAGCATCAGACCGATGGGAACCGGGAACGACTCCACAGGGAGCGTTCAGATTGTGTCCGGGATATCTCGGCACATTGGAGAGGGTGAGGGGGATGTATGTTATGGTGTAATGGTTACAGTTTTCTAGGTATGGGTTGGTAGATTAGTGTAACGGTGCCCCTTGGCCGTCACGCTGGCTGATCCGAGTCGGCTCGATTGCATCTCCCCACTGCggaataaaagtaattaatcaTAATGCTGGGTAATGCCAGCAGGTATTTTTGGCTACTGCTAGATCAAATGCCATGGGGTAAGTCCCCACATCATCGGAAAGGCAGTTGTAATTGCACCGGTATTACTGGAGTAGGCCGGAGTTGACTCATCTCGCGCCCACAGTCTTGTTCTGCAACATTGGGGCACCGGCACAGCCAGGCCGTGCATCACCAATTGGGAAGTTGTGCTGTCTTGGTATTATCCTACAGTTACCGGTTTTGTCTCGGCCTGTGATGGTACTGATTGGCGTATATTTCTGTGTGATATAGACATTTATGCTCGCGCTCCCGTTGAACTATGGGCAGCTGAATTCGCAAAATCGGCCAACCTCCACTCCCCACTCCTCCTCTTGCGTTATGCCAGTGCCCAAGCTAAGTTGTTGACTCATGTGGTTATGCCCATTCAGCACGAAAGATTGTAAACTGGGTCCCTCCCACTCCCGCTGAAAATCTGCTGTTGGCCCTAGAATCTCGTCGATGGGATCCAAGCTCCCCGTCCAGACAGAGAACTTGACGCCAGATTCGACGACTGCGTTGTCCAGCTTGTTCGATCTGAGAAGCCCCAGGGGAGATGGCGTCATGAGGTCTTTACCACCAAAGTAACCCTCCAAAGCTTCCACTCTATCTTTGGGCGCCTGTTCGAAGTGGAAAGGAActgagaggaagatgactgCCCGAAGCTTCACTCCATGCTGGGTGTACTTGGTGATTGACTCACGCGAGGAATTGAATTGCCTATGAAGAAGGTACGTCGCCAAGTGCACCCCTCCGGCAGAGTTCCCCATGAGAAAGAGGTTGATGGATCCATAACCGTCTTGCTTGGTCAAGCAATCCCGCACCCAGGCGATCGCGAGTGCGAGGTCCTCCCCGCCTGAGGGAAATCGGCCGCCGTCAGACACAAGGCGATAGTTTGGAACCACGACGGTGAAACTCAGCGTGGTTGCAAAGAAATGCCCCACGTTGCCATAGACGGTTCCATTAGCATAGCCCGGAAGGACTTTGTCACCCTGGGTGAAGCCCCCACCGTATATCCACATGAGGACAGGCTTGGGCCCCCTGGATGAGTTCGACTTTGGATAGTAAACGTCCAAGGCTTGCCGAGGGTCGTCGCCGTACTGAAACGTCTCGTGACGGGTTGAGTGAATAGCTGCCTCACGTGCTGCGAGCAGGGGCGCGTACGTTGCGAAGGTGGGGCCAACATTCTGGTTGATCTTGCGTCCTAGTTTGGATAGATCGTTCATTGTGATAGAAGGTGCCAAGGTATGCACTGTAAATTCAGTCATCGTAGCAGTATGGTGGCGGACATGAGCTAGAAGGGGCGCAGCGCCAGATATAGAGAAAACTGACTGTTCTCGTGGCAAGCCTCCGGGCACGAGGGCTGTTTCATTCAACCCGATAGCTGGTATTACCAATTATTCCCCCACAACATACCCGTCTAGTTCCCCACAACCTGCCCGTCTAGTCTGTCCCTCCCCGCAAGTAACTGCCGAAACATCCCCCACAATTACAACAAAAGCCGCTGCCGCTAGCGGAAACCCCACAAGACTCCTCTCGCTTGTGCCTAGCTATCTAGGAGATGAACAAGTCCGATGATCTAAAATGTCAGCTCCGTTAGGTGCCCGGGGAGCGGCATCATGCCCACGCAAGAGCCGCTGACTAAAGACATTGGAACTTACTCCTGAAGAAAGAACATGGAATACGGCAAATATGTATATAAGCACATACCCTCGCTGCCTTGACACCGAGCAAGCAATCTAATTAACATTGTTATTTGCAACAAACAATCCGGATTTACCAAGCTACCCCCACTGCTCCTCAGTACATCTTCCACACGATGGAAGGTTTCTCAATTCTTCGTGGCAACCAGGCCGGCATTTCAGGATGGCCGGAAGCTCCTACTTCCTTTGAGCCCCAGGCTGTGGGCGCGACTCTCACGGGGTTCCAGAGACCGACCCGCGTCGAGGGGGAGATTTAcaacctcgaggttgagggcgAGATCCCAAAGAGTATCGCAGGTACCTTCTACCGCATCATGCCTGACCCAGCTTTCCCGCCCTTCATCAAGGACGACATTGTAGGCTTGCCCGGTTCCCGTCTTCAAGAAGAGTCCCCGCTGACTGGAGTGTAAGTGGATGAATGGAGATGGTGTCGTCTCGTCATTCCGCATCAAGGATGGCCATGTCGATTTCAAGCAGCGTTACGTTGAAacggagaagctcaaggccgaaAAGGAGGCTCGGAGAGCTCTTCTTGGTGCGTACAGGTTTTCCTAAAACAGTGACAGgactttttattttctctctctctctcttacACCATAATAAGCGATCTCTTGGGCCGCTAATACCCCATCTAGGGAGATACCGTAACAAGTTCACCGATGCCATCGACTTCCGTGTCCGCACAGTTGCAAACACCACAGTCTTCCCGTTTCGGGATAAGATCTTCGCGCTCAAGGAAGACGGACCCCCTCACGCCATGGACCCCGTTACCCTTCAAACGTATGGCGCGTGGGACTTTGATGGGCAATGGGATAGCGAAACCTTTACTGCTCATCCCAAGTACGACACCACTACTCGCGAGATGACGGCATTTGGATATGAAGCCAAGGGCGTCGCAACTAAAGACATCTTATATGGGTCTTTTGACAAGCATGGAAAGATGGCCGAGAAGGTTTGGTTCACGGCGCCCGTGTGTGGCTTTCAGCATGAAATGGCAATGACAGAGAATTATGTGAGAACGCAGTCGAATCATATCTCTAATTGGTTACCCTGACACCTTTGCAGGTCCTGTTCCCGATCATCCCGTCCCACTGCGACTTGGAGCGCCTCAAGGCTGGCGGCTCCCACTGGCAGTGGGAGCCCGAGCAGCCGTACTATATCGGAGTCCTTCCCAGGCGAGGAGCCAAGGCGACCGACATCAAGGTGCGTGATCCTGCGCGATCTCACTCCCTCTCTAGCTGACCAAGGCAAAAGTGGTTGTACGGTGACAACGCGTATATTGGTCACGTCGCGAACGCCTGGGAAGAGGACGGCAAGGTCCACCTTTACATGGCTTACGCTGAGGGTAATATTTTCGGTTTCTTCCctgacaaggacggcaaggcgCCGCCCCATGGGACCTACCCGAACAAGCTGGCGCGCTGGGTCATCGACCCTGATTCGGACGAACTTCATCTACCGAAACCCGAGACCGTCATCGGCCAAGATAACGAGTTCTACCGTGTCGACGATCGTTTTGTCGGCTACAAGACTAGATACATCTTTGGTGCTATTAGTGATGACTCGAATGGAGGCACTGACTGGGGCTTTGTCGCCCAGCGTATCGGAGGTACTTTCAACGCGCTCGTGGCCCCTTCTCCGCAGGATCAATGCTGACTTGTGTCACAGGAGGGTTCCCCCCCTTTAACTCCATATACAAGAAGGACTTGAAGACAGGCAAGATCGATGTGTACTCCAACGGACCCTACAGACTGTACCAGGAGCCTGTTTTTATCCCTCGAAGTCTCGACGCCGAGGAGGGTGACGGATACCTGATTGGCCTAACCATGAACTACGAAGAAATGATCAGTGAACTCGTCATCTTGGATACGCAGGACTTGAGCAAGCACGTGGCTTTGTGCCGCCTTCCACTGAAATTGCGTATGGGCATACACGGAAGTTGGGTCGATGACACCGACGTTGACGGCCACGCTGAGATGCCTAACAGGCCTTGAGTTGGTTCGTCCGGAGATCTTTGGTATACTCATTCTCTTGATTTAGTCGACTGAAATTGTTTATACATATTATTGCAACACTTGCGCTTACTCCCAATGAGGGCATAATATGGGTTGATATTATCATTGTGTTTTAGTGCTCCTGTACGCCGTAGTTATCCCAGTCTGCTTCCACTAAGGCTACACTATTAGATAGCTGTATTTCCCGGCTATCTAACTTGTGACGGCGCAGTAACCAGGCCAGGCAGTCTGGCGTGGCAGAACCCCACTGGGTGACAAGATCGCTGCAGAAGTGAGCAGGACTCACTATGGTACGGGTGAGCACTTCTATGTGACGCTCACTCACGACAACCTTGTCCAAGTGAGCAAGCGAGCACTATGGGCTTTTCCCTAGTGAGGACGCCAAGTATATAATGCACACTTGTTTGcattttcttatatactagctaCTCTAGCTAtcaatataacttagttatacttaatacccttgaggtgattactaataaaaaatcaTTTTATTATAACATAATGcttctttaaatataaattcagtattcttctttttaataaaaatatcttaattaaatatacgTTAGagatagtatattatatcaATCTTGCTAGGCTCTCACACCGCTAGGCATCCAATACTGGACACTTTTAACTGTCGTCCAGTCATCCAGAGCTTCTCTGCCCATATCCCTACCAAACCCACTCTGCTTTACTCCACCAAA contains these protein-coding regions:
- a CDS encoding COesterase domain-containing protein — protein: MNDLSKLGRKINQNVGPTFATYAPLLAAREAAIHSTRHETFQYGDDPRQALDVYYPKSNSSRGPKPVLMWIYGGGFTQGDKVLPGYANGTVYGNVGHFFATTLSFTVVVPNYRLVSDGGRFPSGGEDLALAIAWVRDCLTKQDGYGSINLFLMGNSAGGVHLATYLLHRQFNSSRESITKYTQHGVKLRAVIFLSVPFHFEQAPKDRVEALEGYFGGKDLMTPSPLGLLRSNKLDNAVVESGVKFSVWTGSLDPIDEILGPTADFQREWEGPSLQSFVLNGHNHMSQQLSLGTGITQEEEWGVEVGRFCEFSCP
- a CDS encoding Lignostilbene-alpha,beta-dioxygenase isozyme III → MEGFSILRGNQAGISGWPEAPTSFEPQAVGATLTGFQRPTRVEGEIYNLEVEGEIPKSIAGTFYRIMPDPAFPPFIKDDIWMNGDGVVSSFRIKDGHVDFKQRYVETEKLKAEKEARRALLGRYRNKFTDAIDFRVRTVANTTVFPFRDKIFALKEDGPPHAMDPVTLQTYGAWDFDGQWDSETFTAHPKYDTTTREMTAFGYEAKGVATKDILYGSFDKHGKMAEKVWFTAPVCGFQHEMAMTENYVLFPIIPSHCDLERLKAGGSHWQWEPEQPYYIGVLPRRGAKATDIKWLYGDNAYIGHVANAWEEDGKVHLYMAYAEGNIFGFFPDKDGKAPPHGTYPNKLARWVIDPDSDELHLPKPETVIGQDNEFYRVDDRFVGYKTRYIFGAISDDSNGGTDWGFVAQRIGGGFPPFNSIYKKDLKTGKIDVYSNGPYRLYQEPVFIPRSLDAEEGDGYLIGLTMNYEEMISELVILDTQDLSKHVALCRLPLKLRMGIHGSWVDDTDVDGHAEMPNRP